The sequence below is a genomic window from Micromonospora aurantiaca ATCC 27029.
CAATCTGCGGCAGACCGTCCAGTTCGAGGCCGCCGTCCGGGTGGCCGTCGAGGCGGGTCACACCACGTTCGTGGAGATCTCTCCGCACCCGGTGCTGGCGATGCCGGTCACGGCGATCCTGGACGACGCCGGCGTGAGCGGGCACACGCTGGGCAGTCTGCGCCGCGGTGACGACGACGCGACGCGGCTGCTGACGAACCTCGCCACCGCGCACACGATCGGTCTGCCCGTCGACCTGACGGCCGTACTCGCCGAGACCGACACCGTCGCACTGCCCACGTACGCCTTCGACCACCAGCGGTACTGGGTCGAGCCGCCGGTGCACCGGGCGCAGGACGTCGCCTCCGCCGGCCTCCAGGACGCCGGGCACCCGCTGCTCAGCGCCGCGCTGACCTTCCCCGACAGCGAGCGGATGGTCTTCACCGGGCGGCTGTCGGTGCGTACCCACCCGTGGCTCGGCGAGCACCGGGTGATGGACAACATCCTGCTGCCCGGCACCGCCTTCGTCGAACTGGCCACGTACGCCGGTGAGCAGGCCGGCTGCCCGACGGTGGAGGAGCTGACCCTGCTCGCCCCGCTCGTCCTGCCCGAACTCGGCGCGCTCCAGGTGCAGCTGACGGTCGGCGACCGGGACGACGACGGGCGGCGTACCGTCCAGCTCTACTCCCGGCCCTACCGGGACGGCTCGGACGAGATCCTCGCCGACGTCGCCTGGACCTGCCACGCCACCGGTCTGCTCGGCCCGCAGCCGGCCGACGCCGCGCCCGCCTTCGACCTAGGGGTCTGGCCGCCGCCCGGCGCGACACGCGTCGAGTCCGACGACTTCTACTCCGGTATCGAGGCGACCGTCTTCGGCTACGGACCGGCGTTCCGTGGCCTGCGCGCCGCGTGGACCCGCGACGACGAGGTCTTCGCCGAGGTCGAGCTGCCCGCCGACCACCACGCCACGGCCGGCCGCTTCGGCGTGCACCCGGCACTGCTGGACGGCGCGCTGCAGGCCATGTCGATCGGCGGCTTCCTCGGCCGGATGGGCGACGGCGCCGACGCCAGCGTGCCCCGTCTGCCGTTCGCCTGGACCGGGGTCTCCCTGCTCGCCGCCGGGGCCACCGCCCTGCGCGTACGCGTCGCCGCGGCCGGCGAGGTCGGCGTCTCCTTCCAGGTGGCCGACGCCACCGGCGCCCCGGTGCTGCACGTCGACTCGCTGATCATGCGCCGCGTCTCCGGGGACTCCCTCGGCGCGGCCCGCTCCGGCCGGCACGAGTCGCTGTTCCAGGTGGACTGGCCGGTGCTGCCGGTGCCAACCGGCCCCGTGCCGGCGGCCACCCGCTGGGTGGCGCTCGGCGACGACCTGGCGCTCAGCGCCGCCTGCGAGGCGGCCGGTGCCCGGGTGCGTACCGACGTCGGGCTCGACTCGCTGGGCGACCTGCTCGCCGGGGGTGAGCCGACGCCCGAGGCGGTGATCGTCCCGGTCGGCGACGCCGGGGACCCGACGGACCCGGAGCTCGCCGCACAGGCGCGGGCCACCACGCACCGTACGCTCGCCGCGTTGCGGACCTGGCTCGCCGACGACCGGTTCGCCGACTCGCGGCTGGTGCTCGTCACCCGGAACGCGGTCGCGGCAGGGGAGCAGGAGCCGGTGAACCTGCGCCAGGCCCCCGTCTGGGGCCTGCTGCGCACCGCCCAGCTCGAACACCCGGGCCGGTGCCAGCTCGTCGACCTCGACGACGCCCCGGACAGCGCCGCCGCGGTGGCCGCCGCCATCGCCTCCGGCGAGCCGCAGCTCGCCGTGCGCGACGGGCAGGTCCGCACGCCACGGCTCGGCCGGGTTCCGGCCGCCGTCGAACCGCTGCCCGGCGGGATCGACCCGGCCGGCACCGTGCTGATCACCGGCGGCACCGGCGTGCTGGGCCGCATCCTGGCCCGCCACCTCGCCACCAGCCACGGCGTACGGCACCTGCTGCTGGCCGGGCGGCGCGGCGCGGCGGCCGAGGGGATCGGCGACCTGGTCACCGAACTCGCCGGCACCGGTACGGAGGTGGCCGTCGTGGCCTGCGACGCCGCCGACCCCGAGGCCCTGTCGGCGCTGCTGGCCGGGGTGCCTGCGGCGCACCCGCTCACCGCCGTGGTGCACGCCGCCGGCGTCCTCGACGACGGCGTGCTGGAGTCGATGACCCCCGACCGGGTGGACGCGGTCGCCGTGCCGAAGATCGACGCCGCCTGGCACCTGCACCGCCTCACGGCCGACGCGAACCTCGCGGCCTTCGTCCTGTTCTCCTCGGCGGCGGCCACGCTGGGCAGCGCCGGCCAGTCCAACTACGCGGCGTCGAACGCCTTCCTCGACGCCCTCGCGGCGCACCGCCGGGCACGTGGGCTCGCCGGCAACTCGCTCGCCTGGGGCCTGTGGGAGCAGGCCAGCGGCATGACGGGTCACCTCGGCGACGACGACGTGCGACGGATGGCCGAGCAGGGCGCCACCGGCCTGGCCACCGAGCAGGCGCTGAATCTCTTCGACGCCGCGTGGCGGCTCGACGCGGCGGCCGTCCTGCCGATGCGCCTGGACGTCGGGACGCTGCGCGGGCAGGCGGAGGGCGGCACCCTCGCGCCCATCCTCCGGGCCCTGGTCCGGGTGCCGCTGCGGCGCTCCGTGGACGCCACCGGTGCCCGCTCCGGCGGGGTCCAACTCGGCCAGCGGCTCGCCGGACTGGCCGCCCCGGAGCGGCTCAAGGTGGTGCTCGACGTGGTACGGGCGAACATCGCCGCCGTCCTCGGCCACGCCGGCCCTGACGCAGTCGACCCGAACCGGCTCTTCACCGACCTGGGCTTTGACTCACTCACCGCCGTCGACCTGCGCAACCGGCTCAACAACCTGTCCGGCCTGCGGCTGCCGGCGACGCTCGTCTTCGACTACCCGACGCCGACGGCGCTCGCCGAGAAGCTGACAAGCGAGATCGCCGCCGACGCGGCGCCCTCCACCCAACCGCTCTTCCAGGGCATCGACACGGTGGAGAGCCTGCTCACCGCCATCCCGCTCGACCCGGCGGCCCGCGCCCGGTTCACCGCCCGGATGCAGGACCTGCTCGCCAAGGCGTCCGACCTTGCGGCCGGGCCCTCCGTCGAACCGGACCGGCCAGACCTCGACTCGGCCAGCGACGACGAGATCTTCGACTTCATCAGCAAAGAGTTTGGAATCTCCTGAGATGACCAACCTTCGGATCGAGGCAGGGGCCACCCGATGAGCGACGACAAGCTGCGGTACTTCCTCAAGCGGGTGACCGCAGACCTGCACGACACCAAGCGCAAGCTGCAGACCGTCGAGGCCCGGGATCAGGAGCCGCTGGCCATCGTCTCCATGAGCTGCCGCTTCCCCGGTGGCGTCCGGTCGCCGGAGGACCTGTGGGAGCTCGTCGCCGACGGCCGGGACGCGCTCACCGAGTTCCCCGACGACCGGGGGTGGGACCTGGAGGCGCTCTACGACCCCGATCCCAACAAGCCGGGTAAGAGCTACACCCGCATCGGTGGGTTCCTCGACGGTGCCGGCGACTTCGACCCGTCCCTCTTCGGCATCTCGCCGCGTGAGGCCCTCGCCATGGACCCGCAGCAGCGGTTGTTGCTGGAGACGTCCTGGGAGGCCGTCGAGCGGGCCGGCATCGACCCGCTGTCGCTGCGCGGCAGCTCCACCGGTGTCTTCGTCGGGCTGAGCACCTCGAACTACGGCATGGGTCTGCCGCACGTGCCCGAGGGCGTCGACATGTACATCGGCACCGGCAACACCACAAGCGTCGCGTCCGGCCGGATCTCGTTCACCCTCGGCCTCAACGGCCCGGCCGTCACCGTGGACACCGCCTGCTCCTCCTCGCTGGTGGCCCTGCACCTCGCCGTGAACGCGCTGCGCCGCGGCGAGTGCGACCTGGCCATCGCCGGTGGCGTCACCGTCATGGTCACCCCCGGTGTGTTCGTCGTCTTCTCCCGGCAGCGCGGCATGTCCGTCGACGGCCGGTGCAGGGCCTTCGCGGCCGGCGCGGACGGCACCGGCTGGGGCGAGGGCGGCGGCGTGCTCGTCGTGGAGCGGCTGGCCGACGCCGAACGCAACGGCCACCCGGTCCTCGCCGTGATCCGGGGCAGCGCCCTCAACCAGGACGGCGCCTCCAACGGGCTCACCGCCCCCAACGGCCCCTCCCAGCAGCGGGTCATCCGCCAGGCCCTCGCCAACGCCCGGCTCTCCACCGCCGACGTCGACATGGTCGAGGCGCACGGCACCGGCACCACCCTCGGCGACCCGATCGAGGCGCAGGCGCTCATCGCCACGTACGGGCAGGACCGCCCGGCGGACCGGCCGCTGTGGCTGGGCTCGGTGAAGTCGAACATCGGCCATACCCAGAGCGCCGCCGGCGTCGCAGGTCTGGTCAAGATGGTGATGGCGCTGCGCAACGGCGTCATGCCGGAGACCCTGCACATCGACGAGCCGTCCCCGCACGTGGACTGGACGGCCGGGGCGGTCTCCCTGCTCACCGAGTCCAAGCCGTGGCCGGAGCTGGACCGCCCCCGCCGCGGCGGCGTCTCCTCCTTCGGGGTCAGCGGCACCAACGCCCACGTCATCCTCGAGGAGTACCGCCCGCGCGTCGCCGAGGCGGCGACCGTCGACGGCGAGCAGGCGGACGGGACCGGCGCCGTCGAGCCCGCGCGCCGGCCGGACCTGGTCGCCTCGGACGTGACCCTCTGGCCGGTTTCGGCCCGGTCGAGGACCGCCCTGGGCGGGCAGGCGGCCCGGCTCGCGGACTTCCTGCGCAGGCGCGGCGAGATCGATCCGGCGGCGGTCGGCTGGTCGCTGGCCACCACCCGCTCGACGTTCGACCACCGTGCCGCCGTCGTCGGGTCGACCGCCGACGAGCTGCTGGCCGGGCTGGACGCCCTCGCCGCCGGCCAGCCGGCAGGGAACCTCGTCAGCGGTACGGTCACCAGCGCCGGCGCAGGTCCCGTCTTCGTGTTCCCGGGTCAGGGGGCGCAGTCGGCGCGGATGGCGGCCGGGCTCGTCGGTCGTACGCCGGTGTTCGACGCGAAGCTGGCCGAGTGCCAGCGGGCCCTGGCGCCGTACCTCGACGTGGACCTCGTCGGGGTGTTGACCGGTGACGACGAGTCGTGGCTGGAGCGGGTCGAGGTCGTGCAGCCCGTGCTGTGGGCCGTCGGCATCGCCCTGGCGGCCGTGTGGCGCGCGGCGGGCGTCGTCCCGGACGCGGTGATCGGTCACTCGCAGGGCGAGATCGGCGCGGCCTGTGTCGCCGGGATCCTGAGCCTGGAGGACGCTGCGAGGGCAGTGGCGTTGCGGTCGCGGGCGCTGACGGTGCTGCGGGGGACCGGGACGATGGCGTCGATCGACCTGTCGGCCGACGCGGTTGCCGAGCGCCTGGGGGAGTTCCCGGGTGTCGGTGTCGCGGCCGTCAACGGGCCGTCCACCGTCGTGGTGTCCGGTCCGCCGCAGCCCGTGGCCGACCTCGTGCAGGCGTGCCAGGCGCAGGGCGTCCGCGCCCGGCTGATCCCCGTGGACTACGCGTCGCACTCCGAGGCCGTGCAGCAGGTGGCCGAGCAGCTCCGCGCGGATCTGGCCGGTGTCAGTCCGCGGGCCGGCCACACCCGGCTCGTGTCCACTCTCACCGGGGACTGGGTCGACCCGGCGGTGATGACCGCTGACTACTGGTACGACAATCTGCGGCAGACCGTGCTCTTCGACGCGGCCGTGCGGACGGCTGTGGCCGCCGGGTACACCACGTTCGTCGAGATCAGTCCGCATCCGGTGCTGGCGATGCCGGTGACTGCGATTCTTGACGACGCCGGTGTGAGTGGGCACACCATCGGTAGTCTGCGTCGTGGTGACGACGACGTGACCCGGTTGCTGACCAACCTGGCCACCGCGTACACCGTCGGCCTGCCCGTCGACCTGACGAAGGTGCTCCCGGCCGCGGCGACCGTCGACCTGCCCACCTACGCCTTCGACCACCACCGGTACTGGCTCGACGGCAGCGGCGGGCCCGACCTGGAGAGCCTGCTGTCGGGCATGAGCGGCGACCCGGGCGACGCGGGCTTCTGGGCCGCCGTCGAGAGCGGGGACGTCACGGCCCTCGCCGAGACCATCGCCACCGAGGAGACCCCGGCACACGAGGTCCTCGACGCGCTGCTGCCGGCCCTGCCGATGCTCGCCTCCTGGCGCCGGCAGCGGCGCCGGCAGGCCGACATCGACAGCTGGCGCTACCAGGACACCTGGAAGCCGCTGACCGGCGTCGCCAACCGGGGCATGGACGGCACCTGGGTCGTGGTCCTGCCGACCGGCGACATCATCGAGCCATGGCAGGACGCCTGCGTCGAGGCGTTCGCGGCGGCCGGCGCGACCCTCGTCCCGGTGGCCGTCTCCACGCCCGACGTCGACCGCGACCAGTTCGGCAAGCTGCTGCGGGAGGCGCTGGCCGCCGCACCGGGCGGCGACGCCACCGCCGAGGTCACCGGCGTGGTCTCGCTGCTCGCCTTCGACGAACTGGCCCACCCGCTGCACCCCTCCGTGCCCGGCGGCTTCGCCGCCACCGTCGCGCTCTTCCAGGCCCTCGGCGACATCGGCCTGCGCGCGCCGATGTGGAGCGTCACCTCCGGCGCCGCGTCCGTCGGTATGGCCGACCTGCTGCGCTCCCCGGTGCAGTCGCTGGTCTGGGGCTTCGGCCGGGTCGCCGCGCTGGAGCACCCGCAGCGCTGGGGCGGGCTCGTGGACCTGCCCGAGGCCGTCGAGGACCGCTGCGCCGACCTGCTCGTCGCGGCCCTCACCACCGCCGGGGACGAGGACCAGATCGCGGTACGGCCGACTGGCCTGCTCGCCCGCCGGCTCACCCGCGTCCCGCTCGGCGACAGCCAGCCCGCCAACCCGTGGCAGCCGTACGGCACGGCGCTCGTCACCGGCGGCACCGGCGCGCTCGGTGGGCACGCCGCCCGCTGGCTGGCCCGCAGCGGTGTGGAGAACATCGTCGTCGTCAGCCGCAGGGGCATGGCCGCACCCGGTGCGCAGCAGCTCGTCGACGACCTCACCGCACTGGGCGCCCAGGCCGTCGTGGCCGAGTGCGACGCCTCCGACCGCGAAGCCCTGGCCGAGCTGATCGACCAGATCCCCGCCGAGTACCCGCTCACCGTGGTCGTGCACGCCTCCGCCGTCCTCGACGACGCCATGATCAACGACATCCGGCCCGAGCAGATCGAACGGGTGCTGCAGGCCAAGGTCGACGTCGCGTACAACCTGCACGAGCTGACCCTCGACCACGAGCTGTCCGCGTTCGTCATGTTCTCGTCCTTCGCCGGCAGCGTGGCCAGCTCCGGCGTCGGCAACTACGCCCCGAGCAACGCGTTCCTCGACGCGCTGGCCCAGCACCGTCGCGGCCTCGGCCTCACCGCCACCTCCATCGCCTGGGGGGCGTGGGCCGGCGGCGGTATGGCCGACGGGCCGCTCGGCGATCTGCTGCACCGCCACGGTGTACCCGAGATGACCCCGGAGGCGGCGATCACCGCGCTGCACCAGGCCGTGGACCACGGCGAGGCGTTCCTCACCATCGCCGACATCGCCTGGGAACGGTTCTCCGTCGCGTTCACCGCCACCCGGCCCGGTCCGCTGATCAGCGACCTGCCGGACGTCCGGCGGCTCGCCGCCGCCGAGGCGGTGGCCAGTGTGGAGGTCGGCGACGGCCCGGAGTCGTTGCGGGACCGGCTCGCCGGGCTGCCCGCCACCGAGCGGTTCGCCGTGCTGCTCGGCCTGGTCCGTAGCCAGGTCGCCGCCGTGCTCAACTACCCGTCCGCCGAGTCGGTGGACGAGCATCGGGCGTTCCGGGAGCTGGGCTTCGACTCCGTCACCGCCGTCGAGCTGCGTAACCGGCTCGGCTCGGCCACCGCCGTGGCCCTCCCGGTCACCCTGGTCTTCGACTACCCGACCCCGACGACCCTGGCGGAGTACCTCTACGCCGAGGTCGCCCATGACGACGTGGTCACCCCGAACGCGCTCCTCGACGATCTGGACCGGATCGCCGAGGGCCTCGACGTGGTCGCGCGGGACGAGGCGGCCCGGGTGCGGGCCACCGTACGCCTGCAGGCGATGCTCTCCCGGCTCGGCCAGGACAGCGGCGGCGCCGACATCGGTCGGCATCTCGACGACGCCACCGACGACGAACTGTTCGCGATGGTGGACAAGGACCTCGGCATCTCCTGACCCCAGCTCCAGCTCTCTCCCGTCTCTTTCGAGGAAGCGGCACTCCGATGGCCAATGAAGACAAGCTCCGCGATTACCTCAAGCGGGTCATGGCTGATCTCCACGACACCCGCCGCCGACTCAGCGAGGCCCAGTCCCAGGAACTGGAGCCGGTGGCGATCGTGGCGATGAGCTGCCGGTTGCCGGGCGGGGTGCGCAACCCCGACGACCTGTGGGAGCTGTTGCGGGAGGGCCGGGACGCCGTCGCGCCCTTCCCCGACGACCGGGGCTGGGATCTGGAGCGCCTCTACCACCCCGACCCCGACCACCCGGGCACCTCGTACGCCCGGGAGGGCGGGTTCGTCGACGGGGCCGGCGACTTCGACTCCGCCTTCTTCGGCATCTCGCCCCGCGAGGCGCTGACCATGGACCCCCAGCAGCGGCTGCTGCTGGAGACCTCCTGGGAGGCGGTAGAGGCCGCCGGTATCGATCCCGCCTCGCTGCGCGGCAGCCGGACCGGGGTGTTCGTCGGCACCAACGGGCAGGACTACGGCACCCTGCTGATGATGTCGCCCGACGGCGACGAGGGGCACTCGATGACCGGGGGCGCGGCGGCCGTCGCGTCGGGCCGGGTGTCGTACGCCCTCGGGCTCGAAGGACCGGCCGTCTCCATCGACACGGCCTGCTCGTCGTCTCTGGTGGCGCTGCACCTCGCCGTGCAGGCGCTGCGGGCGAGGGAGTGCGACCTGGCGCTGGCCGGCGGGGTGACGGTGATGGCCACTCCGGGCCTCTACATCGGATCCAGCCGGCAGCGCGCACTCTCCACCGACGGGCGGTGCCGGTCGTTCGCCGCCGCCGCCGACGGCGCCGGGTTCTCCGAGGGGGTCGGCTGGCTGCTGGTCGAGCGGCTGTCGGACGCCCGCCGCAACGGCCACCGTGTCCTGGCGGTGGTACGCGGCACGGCCGTCAACCAGGACGGCGCGTCGAACGGGCTGACCGCGCCCAACGGGCCGGCGCAGCAGCGGGTCATCAGCCAGGCCCTCACCTCCGCCCGGCTCTCCACCGCCGACGTCGACGTCGTGGAGGCGCACGGCACCGGCACCAAGCTGGGCGACCCGATCGAGGCGCAGGCGCTCATCGCCACGTACGGGCAGGACCGTGGCGAGGCCCCGCCACTGCTGCTCGGCTCGGTGAAGTCGAACATCGGCCATGCCCAGGCCGCCGCGGGCGTGGCCGGCGTGATCAAGCTGGTGCTCGCCATCCGGCACGGCCTCGTGCCGGCGACGCTGCACGTCGACGCGCCGTCTCCGCACGTCGACTGGGCGGCCGGCGCGGTGGAACTGGCCACGGAGGCACGCCCGTGGCCCGAGACGGGCCGGGTACGCCGGGGCGCCGTCTCCTCGTTCGGCATCTCCGGCACCAACGCCCACGTGATCATCGAGCAGCCGACCGAGCCGGTCGAGTCGGGTGTTGTCGAGTCCGTGTCCGGGTCCGGTCTGGTCGCTTCGGATGTGGTTGTCTGGCCGGTGTCGGCGCGGTCGAGGGCTGCGTTGGCTGGGCAGGTTGTCCGGCTCGCGGGGCACGTGCGTGAGCGGGGTGAGGTCGATCCGGTGGCGGTGGGGTGGTCGTTGGCGACCACCCGGTCGGCGTTCGATCATCGGGTGGTCGTCGTCGGGTCGTCTGCTGAGGGGTTGCTCGCTGGGCTGGACGCTTTCGCTGCCGGTGAGCCGGCGGGGAATGTGGTCGCGGGGGCGGCGTCGGGTCCGGGTGCGGGTCCGGTTTTCGTGTTTCCGGGTCAGGGTGCGCAGTCGGTGCGGATGGCGGCGGGCCTGGTGGGTCGTGTGCCGGTGTTCGACGAGTGTTTGGCCGAGTGCCGGCGGGCTTTGGCGCCGTATCTCGATGTGGATCTCGTGTCGGTGCTCACGGGTGAGGACGAGTCGTGGCTGGAGCGGGTCGAGGTCGTGCAGCCGGTGCTGTGGGCCGTCGGTGTCGCTCTGGCGGCCGTGTGGCGCGCGGCGGGTGTGGTGCCGGAGGTGGTGATCGGCCATTCGCAGGGTGAGATCGGTGCGGCGTGTGTGGCGGGCATTCTGAGTCTGGAGGATGCGGCGAGGACGGTGGCGCTGCGTTCGCGTGCTCTGGCCGTGCTGCGTGGTACGGGGACGATGGCGTCGGTGGACCTGCCGGTCGACGCGGTGGCCGAGCGGCTGCCCGCGTTTGCGGGTGTCGGGGTCGCGGCGGTCAACGGTCCGTCCACCGTCGTGGTGTCCGGTCCGCCGGAGCGTGTCGCCGGCCTTGTGCAGGCGTGCCGGGCCGAGGGTGTCCGTGCCCGGTTGATCCCGGTGGACTACGCGTCGCATTCACCCGCGGTGCAGGAGGTCGCCGAGCAGCTTCGCGCGGATCTGGCCGGTGTCAGTCCGCGGGCCGGCCACACCCGGCTCGTGTCCACTCTCACCGGGGACTGGGTCGACCCGGCGGTGATGACCGCTGACTACTGGTACGACAATCTGCGGCAGACCGTGCTCTTCGACGCGGCCGTGCGGACGGCTGTGGCCGCCGGGTACACCACGTTCGTCGAGATCAGTCCGCATCCGGTGCTGGCGATGCCGGTGACCGCGATTCTTGACGACGTCGGTGTGAGTGGGCACACCATCGGTAGTCTGCGTCGTGGTGACGACGACGTGACCCGGTTGCTGACCAACCTGGCCACCGCGTACACCGTCGGCCTGCCCGTCGACCTGACGAAGGTGCTCCCGGCCGCGGCGACCGTCGACCTGCCCACCTACGCCTTCGACCACCACCGGTACTGGCCCGCGCCGCCGCTCTTCCTCGCCGCGGCCGACGCCGCCCCGGACATCGACCGCTGGCGCTACCGGGTCACCTGGCGAGCCCTGCCCGACCTGCCGCTGACCTGGCTCGCCGGCACCTGGCTCGTGCCGGTGCCCGCGGCGCTGGAAGACGACCCGCTGGTCACCGACGTGCTGTCGGCCCTCGGCAACTTCGGCGCGGACGTCGTCCCGGTGGAGCTGGACGCCACCGGCGATCCGGCGGCGCTGGCCGAGCGCCTCAGCGCCGCGCTCCCCGGCCCCGGCGGCCCCGTCGCCGTGCTCTCGCTGCTGGGCCTGGACGAGCGGGCGCACCCGGAGCACCCGGCCACCTCGCTGGCCGTCTCGGGCACCGCCCTGCTGGTGCAGGCGCTCGGGCTGCTCGGCGTCGAGGCGCCGCTGTGGTGCGCCACCCGGGGAGCCGTCGTGGCCTGCGCAGACGACCCGGCGCCACGCCCCGCCGCCGCCTCCGTCTGGGGGCTCGGCCGCGCCGTCGCCCTGGAACACCCCGCCCGCTGGGGCGGCCTGCTCGACCTGCCCGACGTGCTCGACGCGCAGGCCGGCGCGCTGCTCTGCGCGGCGCTCGGCGCCAGCGGTGGCGAAGACGCCTTCGGCGACGACGGCGCGGAGCAGTCCGGCCGGGGCGAGGACCAGCTCGCCGTCCGCGCCTCCGGCGTCTTCGTCCGCCGCCTCACCCGGATCACCGAACCCGAGCCGGCCGCCTCCGGCGACGCGGACGACACCTGGCGGATGCGCGGCACCGTGTTGATCACCGGTGGCACCGGCGGACTGGGCGGGCATCTGGCCCGCTGGGCCGGCCGCTCCGGCGCCGCGCACGTCCTGCTGGCCAGCCGGCGCGGCCCGGACGCCCCGGGCGCCGCCGAGCTGGAGGCGGAGCTGACCGACCTCGGCGTACGGGTCACAGTGGCCCGCTGCGACGTCGCCGACCGGGCACAGGTGGCCGACCTGCTCGCCGCCGTCCCCGCCGACGCCCCGCTGAGCGCCGTGCTGCACACCGCCGCCGTCCTCGACGACGGCATCGTCGACACCGTCACCGCGCAGCGCCTGCACACCGTCGCCGCGTCGAAGTGCGTCGCCGCGCTGCACCTGGACGAGCTGACCCGCGACCTCGACCTGGACGCCTTCGTGCTCTTCTCCTCGGTGGCCGGCACCACCGGCAACGCCGGGCAGGGCGCGTACGGGGCGGCCAACGCCTTCCTCGACGCCCTCGCCGAGCGGCGCCGGGCCGAGGGACTGCCCGCCCTCTCGGTGGCCTGGGGTGCCTGGCGCGGGGCCGGCCTGCCCGCCGAGAACGAACGCGCCCAGGAGCGGCTGCGCCGGGGCGGCATGATCGGCATGGACCCGGAACTGGCCGTCGAGGCCCTCGCCCGGGCGCTGCGCCGCGACGAGCCCACCACAGTCGTCGCCGACATCGACTGGGCCCGTTTCGCCCCCGCGTTCACCCTGGTGCGGCCCAGCCCGCTGATCGGCGACCTCGCCGAGGCCCAGGAGGCGACGCAGCCGGCCGGGCAGGAGGCCGCCGAGGAGGAGACGGACGTACCATCGGCCCTCGCCCGGCGGCTCGCCGCGCTCGCGCCGGGGGAGCGCGCCGCGACACTGCTGGAGCTGGTGCGGCAGTGCGCGGCGACGGCCCTCGGCTACGGGGCCGCCGACGACATCCCGGCCACCCAGCCCTTCCGTGACCTCGGCCTGGATTCGCTGACGGCAGTCGACATGCGCAACTTCTTGGCCGCCGCCACCGACCTGCGGCTGCCCGCGACGCTCGCCTTCGACTATCCGAACCCGACGGTGCTCGCCGCGCACCTCGGCGAACTGCTCACCGGGATCGTGCCCGACGTGTCCACCCCCGCCCCGGCCACCGCGGCCGAGGACGACGACCCGATCGCCATCGTGGCGATGAGCTGCCGCCTGCCGGGTGGGGCGGACACCCCGGAGCAGCTGTGGCAGCTCCTCGCCTCCGGCGGCGACGCCATCGGGGAGTTCCCCACCGACCGGGGCTGGGACCTGGACCGGCTCTTCGACTCCGACCCGGACAAGGAGGGCACCAGCTACGCCCGGGAGGGTGGCTTCGTCACCGGCGCCACCGACT
It includes:
- a CDS encoding type I polyketide synthase; amino-acid sequence: MSDDKLRYFLKRVTADLHDTKRKLQTVEARDQEPLAIVSMSCRFPGGVRSPEDLWELVADGRDALTEFPDDRGWDLEALYDPDPNKPGKSYTRIGGFLDGAGDFDPSLFGISPREALAMDPQQRLLLETSWEAVERAGIDPLSLRGSSTGVFVGLSTSNYGMGLPHVPEGVDMYIGTGNTTSVASGRISFTLGLNGPAVTVDTACSSSLVALHLAVNALRRGECDLAIAGGVTVMVTPGVFVVFSRQRGMSVDGRCRAFAAGADGTGWGEGGGVLVVERLADAERNGHPVLAVIRGSALNQDGASNGLTAPNGPSQQRVIRQALANARLSTADVDMVEAHGTGTTLGDPIEAQALIATYGQDRPADRPLWLGSVKSNIGHTQSAAGVAGLVKMVMALRNGVMPETLHIDEPSPHVDWTAGAVSLLTESKPWPELDRPRRGGVSSFGVSGTNAHVILEEYRPRVAEAATVDGEQADGTGAVEPARRPDLVASDVTLWPVSARSRTALGGQAARLADFLRRRGEIDPAAVGWSLATTRSTFDHRAAVVGSTADELLAGLDALAAGQPAGNLVSGTVTSAGAGPVFVFPGQGAQSARMAAGLVGRTPVFDAKLAECQRALAPYLDVDLVGVLTGDDESWLERVEVVQPVLWAVGIALAAVWRAAGVVPDAVIGHSQGEIGAACVAGILSLEDAARAVALRSRALTVLRGTGTMASIDLSADAVAERLGEFPGVGVAAVNGPSTVVVSGPPQPVADLVQACQAQGVRARLIPVDYASHSEAVQQVAEQLRADLAGVSPRAGHTRLVSTLTGDWVDPAVMTADYWYDNLRQTVLFDAAVRTAVAAGYTTFVEISPHPVLAMPVTAILDDAGVSGHTIGSLRRGDDDVTRLLTNLATAYTVGLPVDLTKVLPAAATVDLPTYAFDHHRYWLDGSGGPDLESLLSGMSGDPGDAGFWAAVESGDVTALAETIATEETPAHEVLDALLPALPMLASWRRQRRRQADIDSWRYQDTWKPLTGVANRGMDGTWVVVLPTGDIIEPWQDACVEAFAAAGATLVPVAVSTPDVDRDQFGKLLREALAAAPGGDATAEVTGVVSLLAFDELAHPLHPSVPGGFAATVALFQALGDIGLRAPMWSVTSGAASVGMADLLRSPVQSLVWGFGRVAALEHPQRWGGLVDLPEAVEDRCADLLVAALTTAGDEDQIAVRPTGLLARRLTRVPLGDSQPANPWQPYGTALVTGGTGALGGHAARWLARSGVENIVVVSRRGMAAPGAQQLVDDLTALGAQAVVAECDASDREALAELIDQIPAEYPLTVVVHASAVLDDAMINDIRPEQIERVLQAKVDVAYNLHELTLDHELSAFVMFSSFAGSVASSGVGNYAPSNAFLDALAQHRRGLGLTATSIAWGAWAGGGMADGPLGDLLHRHGVPEMTPEAAITALHQAVDHGEAFLTIADIAWERFSVAFTATRPGPLISDLPDVRRLAAAEAVASVEVGDGPESLRDRLAGLPATERFAVLLGLVRSQVAAVLNYPSAESVDEHRAFRELGFDSVTAVELRNRLGSATAVALPVTLVFDYPTPTTLAEYLYAEVAHDDVVTPNALLDDLDRIAEGLDVVARDEAARVRATVRLQAMLSRLGQDSGGADIGRHLDDATDDELFAMVDKDLGIS